A genomic stretch from Enterobacteriaceae endosymbiont of Donacia dentata includes:
- a CDS encoding elongation factor P, protein MINYYSNNFRIGMKFVLFNQPYIIESSEFVKPGKGQSFVRVKMRNLINEKLIDKTFKSTDNLNTADILEKKLIYLYNEKEDFFYFMFKNNFEQIIIDKRIIKNKKKWLIPQYSYNITFWNQLPIFLILPNFINFKIINTNLVSKKGDTINNNNKLAIISNGEIIKVPNFIKIGDIIKIDIRKKKYISRIK, encoded by the coding sequence ATGATTAATTATTATAGTAATAATTTTAGAATTGGTATGAAATTTGTACTTTTTAATCAACCTTACATTATAGAATCCAGTGAATTTGTAAAACCAGGGAAAGGACAATCTTTTGTTAGAGTAAAAATGAGAAATTTAATAAATGAAAAATTAATTGATAAAACATTTAAATCTACCGATAATTTAAATACTGCAGATATTTTAGAAAAAAAATTAATTTATTTATATAATGAAAAAGAAGATTTTTTTTATTTTATGTTTAAAAATAATTTTGAACAAATTATCATTGATAAGAGAATTATTAAAAATAAAAAAAAATGGTTAATACCTCAATATAGTTATAATATAACATTTTGGAATCAATTACCTATATTTTTAATATTACCAAATTTTATTAATTTTAAAATAATTAATACAAATTTAGTGTCAAAAAAAGGAGATACAATTAATAATAATAATAAATTAGCTATAATAAGTAATGGTGAAATAATAAAAGTACCAAATTTTATTAAAATTGGAGATATTATAAAAATTGATATAAGAAAAAAAAAATATATTTCTCGTATTAAATAA
- a CDS encoding KamA family radical SAM protein: protein MNKLWLKQLKDNINNNIDLIKITKIKKKNSKQFLCKKKNISFKIKIPKIFIKKIEKKNYKDPILLQFIFNKNELIFNKKYNSNPLNENLIIPGMIHKYYNRVLILVTGICAVHCRYCFRKKSKEIYAIKKCDWIKIINYIKKHREINEVIFSGGDPLIINDHKINLLINDIQKISHIKTLRIHTRIISVIPERITTNLIKIFNKYKLNIIIVTHINHPNEISENLFNKVNLLKKTGVTILNQSVLLKNINDDYKTLIKLSNNLFNIGILPYYLHLLDKVEGSQHFNVSESKAKKIMIKMLPFLSGFLVPRLIKDIYGKKSKNFII from the coding sequence ATGAATAAATTATGGTTAAAACAATTAAAAGATAATATTAATAATAATATTGATCTTATAAAAATAACAAAAATAAAAAAAAAAAATAGTAAACAATTTTTATGTAAAAAAAAAAATATATCTTTTAAAATAAAAATACCTAAAATTTTTATAAAAAAAATAGAAAAAAAAAATTATAAAGATCCTATCTTATTACAATTTATCTTTAATAAAAATGAATTAATTTTTAATAAAAAATATAATAGTAATCCATTAAATGAAAATTTAATTATTCCGGGAATGATACATAAATATTATAATAGAGTATTAATATTAGTTACAGGAATTTGTGCAGTACATTGTAGATATTGTTTCCGTAAAAAAAGTAAAGAAATTTATGCTATAAAAAAATGTGATTGGATTAAAATAATTAATTATATAAAAAAACATAGAGAAATAAATGAAGTAATTTTTTCAGGAGGAGATCCATTAATTATAAATGATCATAAAATTAATTTATTAATAAACGATATTCAAAAAATATCTCATATTAAAACATTAAGAATACATACTAGAATAATTTCTGTTATTCCTGAAAGAATTACTACTAATTTAATAAAAATTTTTAATAAATATAAATTAAATATAATAATTGTTACACATATTAATCATCCAAATGAAATTAGTGAAAATTTATTTAATAAAGTTAATCTTCTTAAAAAAACAGGTGTTACGATTTTAAATCAGAGTGTTTTATTAAAAAATATTAATGATGATTATAAAACTTTAATTAAATTAAGTAATAATTTATTTAATATTGGAATATTACCATATTATTTACACTTATTAGATAAAGTAGAAGGTAGTCAACATTTTAATGTTTCAGAAAGTAAAGCTAAAAAAATTATGATAAAAATGTTGCCATTTTTATCTGGTTTTTTAGTTCCTAGATTAATAAAAGATATTTATGGTAAAAAAAGTAAAAATTTTATTATCTAA